Genomic segment of Aquarana catesbeiana isolate 2022-GZ linkage group LG02, ASM4218655v1, whole genome shotgun sequence:
atattgtgctcctaattcaccacttatcgtgacttcaccaccacctcatgcaatggccattcaccagatgtaataagaataagcacctttggttcattaaggataaccaatccgtttgtgatgggtccaatagcagcctttccaagcaataTATTAGTACctcttgctctgttcagtgctcataaagacatatggctagccatcatggtatagtatgtaacttaattttattaaaaaagttaaaaacatagtTAAACTCGCATGTTATGGTGCCCTTGAGCCGGCATCTTTTCTGGAACTTGGAAGAACGTAACAAAAATCAGGTCCTGCCGATCTATCAGGTGCAGTGCAAAGCTGTGGTGCCTTCGGGTCTGGAACAGAGAAACTTTTCTAGGTAGTAGGTGATTGCTGGGTAATGTGTTTCGGAGGGGTCTCCTCTTTTGTCAGGCatcaggtgtccacaaattttCAGACACAGAGTGTATATGTGGTGGGCCATCATCTCGAGCAGCCGCTCGCAGGTGTCGCTCATGACGATCAAGCCAGTTGGTAGCTATAGCCGGGTTTTCAAAAACGTTTACAGAACCATCTGTTGCTATACGTAGTTTGTCCGGCTAAAGCATGGAATACATCACTGATATTGCTCCCAGGCGTTTCTTTACTTCAACGAATCTAGCCCTCTGCTTTTGGACTGCTGCTTAGAAATCCGGATACATAGATACTTTGGTGCCCTGTATTTCCAGATTAGCCTTTTGTCTAGCCACGTGACGGATAATATCTCTATCTTTATAGTGTAAGAGTTTCAGCAGGAAAGATCTAtcattgccccctggtggcggtgGGCGAGAGGGCaccctgtgagctctttccacagagaaaaatggagtgaggttatttttaccaaacgtGTCAGCTAGCCAAGTTTCAATGAAGTCAACAGGGATCTTCCCTTCAGATTTTTTAGGCATGCCAACTATGCGGATATTACTCCGTCTCAGCCTGTTTTCCATGTCTTCTACTCTGGCCGCTGTGTCTGTCATTTTAGCAGCAGTCATTTGAACATCTTGCAAAAGTGGAGGCAGCTCATCCTCTATGGAGTTCGCCCCCTTTCTCTGATCTTTTGCATGTCATATCTAATTTGCAGTATACCTTTCATGCTTCTAACTTCTGTGGACAATTAAGTGAGTGAGGAGGCATAGGTATAGACTGCAGTAAGGATGTCCTGCAGAGGGGGTTCTCTATGCTCAGGGTCAGAGGGGTCTGCTAttccaggaggagggaggggagacaaGAGGGTACTCACTGTGATTCCATGTGCTGCCGACGTTGCATGCTGTTCCATGTGCTGCTGTTTCACAGTGGGGCTGTTTTTTGCCGCTTTTGCTGCATACGATGTATGTGGCTGCTGCATTGATTTCTGGCCACCCGGATCACGGGCATACTTCTCCAGCATGGACGTGCCTGAGCTGCAGCGGTCCTTCGCTGTGCGCTGCTGGAGTAGGGATCCGCCATGTTGGATCTGCGGCTCAGCATGCAGGCTCTCCTCCTGCCTTCTAGCCATCCCTGCCTTAGGTAGATTTCGACCGGGAGTCGCAGTAGGGGTAGCTCCACACTGGGAGCAGAGTGTCCATTCGTTTTCTTCAGGGATATACACTCACGACAGGATGAATTGTATCAGGATACCGGAGCCGATTTGAGGCACGTCTGCTCACATGTCTGTCCAAGCCACGCCCTCTACAAATCCACTTTAAGTAATACTCTTCTatagctgttatttttttttttttacatgtagcctCCATTGGGGATTTTTACACCTTCTGATAACATATTCTACAGGAACCTAAATATCTCTGAGCATCAGAGAGAACAAGTGAGTACAGGTTGCCAGGAGAAAGTGGGGGGACCAGGGGTAAGGTAAGTAACAATGCTAAGTACCCTAGGAAAATGAACATTTAACTTGTTGGAGGTGCCCCACTGcaagaatatttttttaaatatttccagagttcagctttaagaagacTGGGTACCTGGCGTAGTAGAACAAAAGCAGATAAAGTCAGTTTCCTTCTGAAGCATTCGCATGGCATCATGTTCCAAGGCATCATCTTCCAAATTTTCTTCAACATCACTAGGGGGGGCACAAGTACTGTCCGATACCAATGCCAGACTACGTTCacctgagatgaaaaaaaaaaaaaaagaaaataagccaCTTCCTAACGTACAATAACTCTATATTTCAGTTATCTGATGAATTGCACTGCTGAAGAATAAAAAAAGATAGGGTCTTAGGGTCAGTCacttgcagtgaatgtttggtaaattCACATTCATTACGTtattgcttggaggtgggtagggggcggagacaaaggtggactcagaaggggggagttcctgcacctactttctgagaaaaaaagccctgttcagAGGTAACACGATATGCTCACgatacacttttttatatatttggtcAGATCCCATTAACAATTGCATTATCCTCTGACTTTTGGTAAATTTTGAAGTTTTAGGTGAAGtccccaaaattaaaataaagggaTACATTATATAGCCAGAAATTAGAGGACATCTGACCAACACTtaatggccaaaagtatgtggacaaccCCCCAAATTAGACAATTGTGTGCATGCCCTTTTCTTTCCCAGATCGCCTGTGTGCCTGTGCACAAAGACAGGTTCATAAAGATATGCCTTAATTAGTTTAATgtggagttctgacctcaaccctattgaacatctttgACATGTATTAAAACACAGATTGTGACCTAGGGCTTCTAACATCACTACCtaatctcacaaatgctcttttgactGAATAGGCTCTCTTACCGGAAGACACACTGTAAAATCTTGGAAAAGCCTTCCTAGAAGTGCCAAAAAAggtatgtgtgttgggggggttgaactgcaaATGAATGCTCATGGTAAAAAGGGAGAAAAGAGGCGCACCAACCTGTATGTAATAAATGAATGAGAAAAAGGCAAGAATGACAGGTACTTACAGTAATGACTGTATAATCGTCATCTGAACAGATGTGCTACTGgcgcaaaactaaaaatatactagtttgctgcaatcatgtaagcctacacaaaaatggtagagtatcaataatataatataaaagtggattgtgCTAACTTCTGTGTATGAAACCACTGCTGAAATATAGAATATCTATCCTTGGTAACGTGCTTTTCtatatcaattaatattgtgtcaaagaTATGCTGTCCACATAgtgttactagtgacaaaataatattccaagaagctaccaaaaaactgtttaaagtgctagtgctaaaaaatataacaaaatattaaaaaatgtgcaatgtgccaatattacttagtgcCCATCAAATATCATGTATCACCATGCATATATACTACATActgcaaaaaatgtcctcaacatatgcattaatactacagcatactagatgtcctcagtgggtgatcacttctgtgcaatgacgttagGTACTACCAAAAACTATTTAAAGTGCTAGTGTTACAAAATttcaaaaaatgtgcaatgtgccaatattacttagtgaccatcaaaatatcacatatcaacatgcatatgtactacatagtgcaaaaaaagtcctcaacatatgcataaacaccacagtacactggatgtcttcagtgagtgatcacttctgtgcaatgacgttccttttcagtatattgtgctcctaattcaccacttatcgtgacttcaccaccacctcatgcaatggccattcaccagatgtaataagaataagcacctttggttcattaaggataaccaatccgtttgtgatgggtccaatagcagcctttccaagcaataTATTAGTACctcttgctctgttcagtgctcataaagacatatggctagccatcatggtatagtatgtaacttcattttattaaaaaagttaaaaacatagtTAAACTCGCATGTTATGGTGCCCTTGAGCCGGCATCTTTTCTGGAACTTGGAAGAACATAACAAAAATCAGGTCCTGCCGATCTATCAGGTGCAGTGCAAAGCTGTGGTGCCTTCGGGTCTGGAACAGAGAAACTTTTCTAGGTAGTAGGTGATTGCTGGGTAATGTGTTTCGGAGGGGTCTCCTCTTTTGTCAGGCatcaggtgtccacaaattttCAGACACAGAGTGTATATGTGGTGGGACGCCCTCATTGTTCATTCATAGTTGTTGGGAACAGCTTACTTATTTTCAGGCATTAGGCTGCACATTTAAAGTGCAGATGCATGAGTTATGTATGTGAAGAAACAACGCACATTGGTAAAATCACTTTGGGATTGATATCTTTAAACTGCaaaccaaagtattgaggcactgatcTACCATTTTTTAACCTACCATACCCTAATCTGTTTTTTGAGGATTACTGCTAAAGCAGCAATTTTACTTACTTCCACGACAGGCCTGAATAATGATAATTTTTGGTTTATCTCGCAGTACACGGCAGTTCTTATTGTTGAATGTAGAGAAGATCTCATCAACATGTAGCGCATTTATTGCCCCCTCTTTAGATTCTTGGCTGTCAGTCCCACAGATAACATCTCTTTGACCATGAGACATAAATACTAGGAACGTGCTATCCGAAGTCATATGTTTCTCCTCAGCAGCAAAATCTTTCATTGTTTCCCGCATCTCCTGAAAGAATATCATATAGGAATAGTTAAGaaaaggttaaggaaaaaaaataccACATCTTTGATCTCACAGGGTTTCATGTATAAAAACTGAAGGAAATGAAAGCAAAACTCAaaacttttggagaaaaaaaaaaacacacctaaaattacatttggtgtggtaataaattattattattattttttttttttacttgttcttGTTTTTGTGCTATTGTGAAACAAATGTAATGTTGCCTGAACATCAGTTTTATAAAGTAATTATCACTGCACTGGAATCTGTATATTGGAAAATGAAAACAGTTCATTTTATAGGCAAAATATGTATGCTGCTCCGGGTGGGTCCGCCACACACTCCCTTTTACCTCCTGTGTATTCAGGTGCAGGCACTGCTCTACCAGCCATATGGAACAAGTGCAATAGGATCCAAAGGGTAGCACACTTGAAAACTGCATCCATTTTATTCATAATCTTCAAAAGGCCATATACAACAAACGTAGACATCAGAATTAAGGAAACACCGCCAGCATGTTTTGCACTGCTAGGGCTTATTCATGACTAATGCGTTGACTGTGTTTCCTTGCTCCCAAGATGTCTACGCTTGCTGTATATGGCGTTTTGAAGATTATGATTAAATTGGATGCAGTGTGCAGCCTATTGGATCCTATTGAACTAATTACCTAtaacattttcttttaataaagcaccagatttatttatttagtattaaTCCCAGAGGTGGTGTCCAGGTTGTGTCATTGTAAAATAAGAAATCAATTATTGAGAGCAGCCTTTTTCATCCAGGGTTTCTCTACCTTGGCTGCATAGTTCCCATTACCAATGTCACTTAGCAGAGCCAGTGGCATTGCACAAATGCAGCCTCTCCTTTCACTTTTCTGCCCTTTAAAGTACAGGGCATGCTTCCCCTATGACCATCAATGTGAAGGAGAACTACACTAACCATCAATGTATGGGGCAGTCTTCCCAATCACCAGCAATGTAAAGAAacactatttttttgtttgaaaaacACATTCTGCATTTCCTACCAGTACAACCACCCACTTTTTTCTAGTACAAATTCCAAACTGTAATTGTTAGTGAAAATAATGTATACAGCAACAAAAGGTGTAAAACTGATCTGCTCTGAGTGTCAATGATCGACTACAGGCAGCCATTACCCATCTCCTGAAAGTTGTGCCAATTCCAAGGCAGACCTATCATTGTGTACAATGCTGCACAGGTGTGTTCTGCTCTGGAGCTAGCAACAATCCAGGATTTCAAGCAATGATGGTCTCAAAAACTTGATTTGTGCAATCTAACAGCTCAGTTTTGCCATGTAACAGCTGTCCTAACAGGCTGTCTGTAAAGTGTAACTTTAGCTTAAAGGAAAAGTACCCCACTGTGGGTGGTACACAGTATGCTTTAATTTTCAGAGAGCAGAAAGTTAAGATGGTATAAATATCTCCCCAGAACCTACGCCAGAAGATCCATTGACTCGCTGATGGCAGTGTGTTCAAAGTGAGCAGTGTGAATAAGACTCCATGCCCTCTTAGGGGATAACCCTTACATTTAGgcatatacaggtaaaagccagtaaattagaatattttgaaaaacttgatttatttcagtaattgcattcaaaaggtgtaacttgtacattatatttattcattgcacacagactgatgcattcaaatgtttatttcatttaattttgatgatttgaagtggcaacaaatgaaaatccaaaattccgtgtgtcacaaaattagaatattgtgtaagggttaaattttgaagacacctggtgccacaaactaatcagctgattaactcaaaacacctgcaaagggctttaaatggtctctcagtccagttctgaagcctacacaaacatggggaagacttcagatttgacagctgtccaaaaggcgaccatcgacacattgcacaaggagggaaagacacaaaaggttattgctgaagaggctggctgttctcagagctctgtgtccaaacacattaatagagaggcaaagggaaggaaaaactgtggtcagaaaaagtgtacaagcgatagggatcaccgcgccctagtcaagattgtgaaaaaaaacccattcaaaaatgtgggggagattcacaaggagtggacagctgctggagtcagtgcttcaagatccaccaccaagagacgcttgaaagacatgggtttcaactgccgcatacctcgtgtcaagccactgttgaccaagaaacagcgcgaaaaccgtctcacctgggctaaggaaaaaaagagctggactgctgctgagtggtccaaagtcatgttttctgacgaaagcaaattttgcatttcctttggaaatcgaggtcccagagtctggaggaagacaggagaggcacaggatccacgttgcctgaagtctagtgtaaagtttccaccatcagtgatggtttggggtgccatgtcatctgctggtgtcggtccactctgtttcctgagatccagggtcaacgcagccgtctaccagcaagttttagagcacttcatgcttcctgctgctgacctgctctatggagatggagatttcaggttccaacaggacttggcgcctgcacacagcgcaaaatctacccgtgcctggtttacggaccatggtatttctgttctaaattggccagccaactcccctgaccttagccccatagaaaatctgtggggtattgtgaaaaggaagatgcagaatgccagacccaacaacgcagaagagttgaaggccactatcagagcaacctgggctctcataacacctgagcagtgccagaaactcatcgactccatgccacgccgcattaatgcagtaattgaggcaaaaggagctccaaccaagtattgagtattgtacatgctcatatttttcattttcatacttttcagttggccaacatttctaaaaaatcccttttttgtattagccttaagtaatattctaattttgtgacacacggaattttggattttcatttgttgccacttcaaatcatcaaaattaaatgaaataaacatttgaatgcatcagtctgtgtgcaatgaataaatataatgtacaagttacaccttttgaatgcaattactgaaataaatcaagtttttcaaaatattctaatttactggcttttacctgtatatgaGCTAGACCAGTTCAAAAATCATAGATATCCCCATCTAAAAAGTGCACTTAGGAAATTAAATTTACTTGGCATAGAAACAATGTAAAACTGTGAATTTAGACTAAAGCACACCAAAACACTTGCCAaaggcctaaaataaaaaaatgtatagtgaATTACCTGCACGGTCAGGTTGGTTTTTTTTACAACTTTGTATCCAAGCccttccaacagtttctccatcccATCCACATCACACTCTGCTCCATTTCTTAGGGTACAGTGTTCAAACTTGACATTACAAATGATCAAAGCAAGACGTGTACGCTCCTCCCGAGGCTTAATAGAGTAAATCTAAAGAAAGCCAACATTAAAATAGAGGTTTGAAAATACCATTTGCAAAAGTTAAAACGTTTAGACTTATTATTGCCAAAATTCTTGAACATCCAATTCAGATTTTAGCCCCCCCAATGTTCAACAGCAATAATAATCTGTCTATATCTACTTGAAACTGTACCCCTTAtgaatattattatattaatactGTCTCATGAAAACAGGACATGTACTGTATGACAAAAGGAAATTTGGAGAGAATGATCAGGTCCATAAAGGCTTATTTGGAATATCTTACTTGTCATTATTAGTGGTCAAGTGCATAAGAGAAATACAACTTACCACCCTAAACATTCTCATAGTCATCTTGCTTAATACAACAACACAAAGCTGTCATAAGCAGCAGATGTCAGTATAAAACACACCATATATGAAAGAAAATGGTACATCAAAACATTAGGTCGAACCCAACAAAAAGCAAGTGTGCCCTGTGCTGCCAGAGACAAACTGTGGTCAGTCAGTAGGGATTTCTTGCATGTAGCCCAACATGTTTTTTGGAATGAACAATGTGTATTCCTTCATCAGGGAAAGTTATAAAAGAATAAAAGCATGTCAATGTTTAACTTTCAATTTTGACTGGGGTGTACCTATAACTGTAGGGTATCTTTGCATTtgaattaaaaatcaaaaaaataaaaacaactttaaggctgctttcatatTGAAAGCGCCGGCTGTTAGCGGTAAAGCgttccaaagaaggggttaaaaacgcccacaTTGCGGCtcttccgaagtgcttttcaggagctttggaagcgctgcccagtCATTTCAATGGTCAGGATgtgttgtatacagcgctcccaaaccgccccaaagatgttgcttgtaggacttttcctaacatcccgcaagcgcaccgtcccagtgtgaaaagacacactgaaatgaatgggaggtggttttcaggtgctatttaggggctatttctagtgctaaaatgcctaaaaaaaccctcagtgtgaaaggggtctaaggtagCCAAACCAATGTTAAGGTAGACATAGAATGGCATCTAGAAGATCCAACTTCAGCATGATCATTCTGTAGAACAAGTATGTCATTAACAGGTAAAATGGCACTGGCCTGGTATACATGTTTTGTGCCCCAGGGAGACACTTCCAGTATAACACGGAGAAGACAATAGAAATCAGTGAAGAAATGCTTCCT
This window contains:
- the LOC141128907 gene encoding caspase-1-A-like isoform X4, giving the protein MRVLVDSVRKKGDASSNFLIQRVAIRDSMLSAKLGITAPTELPLSKQETKAEPPSQKTPSESPLPKQEQNVKPPSQTTINGITLCSKEEYERISTEERDHIYSIKPREERTRLALIICNVKFEHCTLRNGAECDVDGMEKLLEGLGYKVVKKTNLTVQEMRETMKDFAAEEKHMTSDSTFLVFMSHGQRDVICGTDSQESKEGAINALHVDEIFSTFNNKNCRVLRDKPKIIIIQACRGSERSLALVSDSTCAPPSDVEENLEDDALEHDAMRMLQKETDFICFCSTTPDTVSWRDPTKGSLFILRLIEQIKKDAHRFSIEDIFRNVQFSFKNKVQMPTQERKTLLKKFYLFPGI